Proteins encoded in a region of the Solanum dulcamara chromosome 9, daSolDulc1.2, whole genome shotgun sequence genome:
- the LOC129902571 gene encoding uncharacterized protein LOC129902571, with translation MSKVNESSSWREGIGSVVGDTEIRYNSRYSAVGGGYGGVPAAVEEGEVKGRGAENWKFHAVEFAKGFAEMSVEFGKGVRDVLKQSVIREDSILVRKVGVPCYKVCRRLSFLNEYLPEDRDPAHAWSVIFFVLFLASAVLIASNDDIYPTTSVKKVCVHPPSASRILLPDGRHLAYQQQGVPAELARFSMIAPHSFVSSRLAGIPGIKTSLLQEYGIRLVTYDLPGFGESDPHPSRNLESSAMDMLHLSYAVNVTDKFWVVGFSGGCMHSWAALRYIPDRIVGAVMVAPMVSPYEPRMTKEEKSKMWKKWTTKKKAMYILARKFPRLLPCFYRRSFLSGVHGQIETRLALSLGLRDNALLEHPLFEEFWQRDLEESVRQKNAKPFVEEAVLQVSNWGFSPADLKVQRKHTGKGILHRIKSLFGQTEEILTGFLGQIHVWQGMEDMVVPPSTSDFLQRVLPDAILHRLLYEGHFTYFYFCDECHRHIFSTVFGNPQGPHAPEPEPKPDQSPIQNDDGETQDTILGDVATDEENVSTVVSSDKEDYID, from the exons ATGTCTAAAGTCAACGAGTCGTCGTCATGGAGAGAAGGTATAGGTAGTGTAGTTGGTGATACTGAAATCCGGTATAATTCGAGGTATTCTGCTGTCGGAGGTGGTTACGGAGGCGTACCGGCGGCGGTGGAGGAGGGGGAGGTGAAAGGTCGTGGTGCTGAGAACTGGAAATTTCATGCGGTGGAGTTTGCTAAAGGATTTGCGGAAATGAGTGTGGAGTTTGGTAAGGGAGTGAGGGATGTGTTGAAGCAGAGTGTGATCAGAGAGGATTCGATACTTGTGAGGAAAGTTGGAGTGCCGTGTTATAAAGTTTGCAGGAGATTGAGTTTTTTGAATGAATACTTGCCGGAAGATCGCGATCCGGCTCATGCTTGGAGTGTGATATTTTTCGTCTTATTTCTTGCTTCTGCAG TGCTGATTGCAAGTAATGATGATATATATCCAACTACATCGGTCAAGAAAGTGTGCGTACATCCTCCAAGTGCTAGTCGAATTTTGCTCCCAGACGGTAGACATTTGGCTTATCAGCAGCAGGGTGTTCCTGCTGAGCTAGCTAGATTTTCTATGATTGCTCCACATTCTTTTGTCTCGTCCCGGCTTGCAG GAATACCTGGCATTAAGACTTCTCTACTGCAAGAATATGGTATTCGATTGGTAACATATGATCTTCCAGGATTTGGAGAAAGTGATCCTCATCCTTCCAGGAACCTTGAGTCATCAGCCATGGATATGCTACACTTATCCTATGCTGTCAATGTTACCGACAAATTCTGGGTGGTGGGATTCTCTGGTGGATGCATGCATTCTTGGGCCGCCCTTAGATACATTCCTGACAGGATTGTAG GTGCAGTCATGGTTGCTCCAATGGTTAGTCCATATGAACCAAGAATGACCAAGGAGGAGAAGAGTAAAATGTGGAAGAAATGGACAACAAAGAAGAAAGCCATGTATATATTAGCTAGGAAATTTCCAAGACTCCTTCCTTGCTTTTACCGTAGAAGTTTCCTTAGTGGAGTCCATGGCCAGATCGAAACACGGCTTGCCTTGTCGCTTGGATTAAGA GATAACGCTTTGCTGGAGCACCCATTGTTTGAAGAGTTCTGGCAGAGAGATCTAGAAGAATCTGTTCGACAAAAGAATGCAAAACCATTTGTGGAGGAAGCTGTCTTACAGGTTTCAAATTGGGGTTTTAGCCCTGCAGACCTCAAAGTGCAGAGGAAACATACTGGAAAGGGTATTCTGCATCGGATTAAATCTCTATTTGGTCAAACAGAAGAAATCTTGACTGGATTCCTTGGTCAAATACATGTATGGCAG GGGATGGAAGATATGGTGGTACCGCCATCCACAAGTGATTTCTTGCAGCGTGTCCTACCAGATGCAatattacataggctcttataCGAGGGtcattttacttatttttacttttgtgaTGAATGCCATAGACACATATTTAGCACTGTTTTTGGAAATCCTCAAGGACCTCATGCCCCAGAACCAGAACCAAAACCTGATCAATCTCCCATCCAAAACGATGACGGAGAGACG